One window of the Nicotiana tabacum cultivar K326 chromosome 4, ASM71507v2, whole genome shotgun sequence genome contains the following:
- the LOC107784043 gene encoding cytochrome P450 78A5-like — translation MYSEYSLLFFPSTAVLNYELLLFFVLFLAVFAFWLRPGGLAWAFSKARVSIPGPSGLPVLGLLLTFTGSLTHRLLAKLADNLKAESLMAFSVGVTRFIISSKPETAKEILNSSAFADRPVKESAYELLFHRAMGFAPYGDYWRNLRRISATHLFSPKRITCFGEFRRDIGTKMVTKIASLMEINGHVEVKRVLHFGSLNNVMRTVFGKCYDFNGQDGRELEYLVSEGYELLGIFNWSDHFPVLGWLDLQGVRRRCKELVARVNTFVGKIIEEHRIRRAENAGKVADEGLSDFVDVLLDLEQENSLNDSDMIAVLWEMIFRGTDTVAILLEWILARMVLHPDIQAKAQREIDAVVGTDRGVCDSDLPNLPYLQAIVKETLRVHPPGPLLSWARLAIHDTHVGQHFIPAGTTAMVNMWAITHDEKIWSQPKEFMPERFLEEEIAIMGSDLRLAPFGSGRRVCPGKAMGLATVQLWLAQLLQEFKWVASDNGVDLSECLKLSMEMTCPLVCKAVSRVR, via the exons ATGTACTCCGAATACTCTCTGCTCTTCTTTCCTTCCACAGCTGTCCTCAACTATGagcttcttctcttctttgttctCTTTCTTGCTGTCTTTGCCTTCTGGCTTAGGCCTGGTGGACTTGCGTGGGCTTTTTCTAAGGCCCGTGTCTCCATTCCTGGACCTTCCGGTTTACCTGTTCTTGGGCTTCTCTTAACTTTCACTGGTTCTCTAACCCACAGACTACTAGCCAAGCTCGCTGATAATCTAAAGGCTGAATCTTTGATGGCTTTTTCAGTTGGGGTTACTCGTTTTATAATTTCTAGTAAGCCAGAGACTGCGAAGGAGATACTCAACAGCTCAGCTTTTGCTGACAGGCCAGTGAAAGAGTCTGCTTACGAGCTTCTGTTTCATAGGGCGATGGGTTTTGCGCCTTATGGAGATTACTGGAGGAACCTGAGAAGAATTTCAGCCACCCATTTGTTCAGTCCTAAAAGAATAACGTGTTTCGGTGAGTTTAGGAGAGATATAGGTACAAAGATGGTGACTAAAATTGCCAGTTTAATGGAGATAAATGGACATGTTGAAGTGAAGAGGGTTTTGCATTTTGGGTCACTGAACAATGTGATGAGGACTGTTTTTGGGAAGTGTTACGATTTTAATGGTCAAGATGGGCGGGAGTTGGAGTATTTGGTGAGTGAAGGATATGAGTTGCTGGGAATATTTAACTGGAGTGACCACTTTCCTGTGTTGGGGTGGCTAGATTTGCAAGGGGTCAGAAGAAGGTGCAAAGAGCTTGTGGCGCGAGTGAATACTTTTGTAGGAAAGATCATAGAGGAACACAGGATTAGGAGGGCTGAGAATGCTGGAAAAGTTGCTGATGAAGGTTTGAGTGACTTTGTTGACGTCTTGCTTGATCTGGAGCAGGAAAATAGCCTCAATGATTCGGACATGATTGCTGTTCTTTGG GAAATGATCTTTAGGGGGACCGATACTGTGGCTATCCTGCTTGAGTGGATTCTTGCCAGGATGGTACTACATCCAGATATTCAAGCCAAAGCTCAACGTGAAATTGACGCCGTTGTTGGAACTGATAGGGGTGTATGTGATTCTGATTTGCCTAATCTGCCATATCTTCAAGCAATAGTGAAAGAGACTTTGAGAGTGCATCCGCCGGGTCCATTACTTTCCTGGGCACGGCTTGCAATTCATGACACTCACGTTGGTCAGCACTTCATCCCGGCTGGAACTACGGCCATGGTCAATATGTGGGCTATTACTCATGACGAAAAGATTTGGTCACAACCCAAAGAATTTATGCCAGAAAGGTTCTTGGAAGAAGAAATAGCTATTATGGGTTCTGATCTTAGGCTTGCACCGTTTGGGTCTGGGCGGAGGGTGTGCCCTGGCAAGGCAATGGGACTTGCTACTGTTCAGCTTTGGTTGGCTCAGTTGCTTCAAGAATTCAAATGGGTTGCTTCTGATAATGGTGTGGATTTGTCCGAGTGCTTGAAGTTGTCAATGGAAATGACTTGCCCTTTGGTTTGCAAGGCTGTTTCTAGGGTTCGTTGA